From Vigna unguiculata cultivar IT97K-499-35 chromosome 5, ASM411807v1, whole genome shotgun sequence, the proteins below share one genomic window:
- the LOC114185635 gene encoding probable fucosyltransferase 8 has product MDKVGRGFKSFRTLLVVASITLPILITFTLIHQNSVFDLVHGFNVLDARAHNASNIVLKQGTQNVTTKNASIQGVQNATVKTGGEKDHNIIPDAAPIDKVLGNKNQNAKPGILEEPAQTLPLLDIGPKNSSFEDGENVVSLSSTTISKDKLLDGLLVSSFDEASCFSRYRSYLYRKTSPHKPSKYLISKLRNYEHLHRSCGPSTKFYNKIMRKGTKFNKIDVSTKCKYLVWTAANGLGNRIVTLVAAFLYAILTDRVLLVKFGADMSGLFCEPFPDSSWLLSRSFPYWKDQKHIETYENILNNFKVNSSQVLLPPFLILNLQHTHDRHNNFFHCDGSQDLLRKISVLILRSDQYFVPSLFMIPSFREELSKMFPQKDTVFHHLGRYLLHPSNEAWEIIRKFYEAHLARANERIGVQIRLFNTHRPPHQTVINEIVSCTLQHKLLPDFNAQKSVVSPLKKTSKAVLVASLFSEYGEKLKTMYQTNKTVTREVIRVYQPSHEERQKSNDDMHNIKAWTEIYLLSLCDALVTSPKSTFGYVAHSLGGLKPWILKRAYNETIPDPPCRHAKSMEPCFHYPPKYDCRDNSTVDFTSLFHYMKHCEDVSGGLKLVNGNH; this is encoded by the exons ATGGATAAAGTAGGGCGTGGTTTCAAGAGCTTCAGAACATTATTGGTTGTGGCTTCTATAACCCTCCCTATTTTAATCACATTTACTCTCATACACCAGAACTCAGTTTTCGATCTCGTCCATGGATTTAACGTTTTGGATGCAAGAGCTCACAATGCTTCTAATATTGTCTTGAAACAAGGAACTCAAAATGTTACCACTAAAAATGCGTCAATACAAGGGGTTCAAAATGCTACAGTGAAAACTGGGGGAGAAAAGGATCATAATATTATTCCAGACGCAGCTCCTATTG ATAAGGTGTTGGGAAACAAAAATCAGAATGCTAAGCCTGGGATCTTAGAAGAACCAGCTCAGACACTACCTCTCTTAGATATTG GTCCAAAGAATAGTTCATTTGAAGATGGAGAGAATGTTGTGTCCCTGTCTAGTACCACCATTTCTAAAGACAAACTCCTTGATGGACTTCTGGTTTCATCATTTGATGAAGCATCATGCTTTAGTAGATATCGATCTTACTTATACCGCAAAACTTCCCCTCACAAACCTTCTAAGTATCTTATTTCCAAACTACGAAATTATGAACATCTTCATCGAAGTTGTGGACCTTCTACCAAATTCTACAACAAAATCATGAGAAAGGgtacaaaatttaacaaaattgatGTTAGTACGAAGTGCAAATATCTTGTCTGGACAGCTGCCAATGGATTAGGGAACAGGATAGTAACCTTGGTTGCAGCATTTCTTTATGCTATTCTTACCGATCGTGTACTGCTTGTCAAATTTGGGGCCGATATGTCTGGTCTCTTTTGTGAGCCATTTCCTGATTCCTCATGGTTGTTGTCCAGGAGTTTTCCTTATTGGAAAGATCAGAAACATATTGAAACATatgaaaacatattaaataatttcaaggTAAACAGTTCACAGGTACTTTTGCCACcatttcttattcttaatcTACAGCACACCCATGATCGtcacaataatttttttcattgtgATGGAAGTCAAGATCTTCTTCGAAAAATTTCCGTACTAATTTTACGGTCAGATCAATACTTTGTCCCTTCTCTTTTTATGATTCCATCGTTTAGAGAAGAACTAAGTAAAATGTTCCCCCAGAAGGACACTGTTTTTCACCACCTTGGACGTTACCTTCTTCACCCATCAAATGAAGCATGggaaataattagaaaattctATGAGGCACATCTTGCCAGGGCAAATGAGAGGATAGGTGTGCAGATTAGACTTTTTAATACTCATCGACCACCACATCAAACTGTTATTAATGAAATAGTATCCTGCACCCTTCAGCATAAGTTGCTGCCTGATTTCAACGCACAAAAGTCAGTGGTTTCTCCTTTGAAGAAGACCTCAAAAGCTGTTTTAGTAGCATCTTTGTTCTCAGAATACGGTGAGAAGTTGAAGACTATGTATCAGACAAATAAAACTGTGACCAGGGAAGTAATAAGAGTTTATCAGCCCAGTCATGAAGAGCGTCAAAAGTCAAATGATGACATGCACAACATTAAGGCATGGACAGAAATATATTTGCTGAGTTTGTGTGATGCGTTGGTTACAAGTCCTAAGTCTACTTTTGGTTATGTTGCCCATAGTCTTGGAGGTCTGAAGCCATGGATTTTGAAGAGGGCATATAATGAAACCATCCCAGATCCACCTTGTCGACATGCCAAGTCCATGGAGCCTTGTTTCCATTATCCACCCAAATATGACTGTAGGGACAACAGCACAGTTGATTTTACTTCCCTTTTTCATTATATGAAGCATTGTGAAGATGTATCTGGTGGACTGAAGCTGGTTAATGGTAATCACTAG
- the LOC114184084 gene encoding galactoside 2-alpha-L-fucosyltransferase-like, protein MASARKGHKSFKPLLVVASITFPILIIFYVTHQNSIFDIFQDVNLMIEGFHNTTTNISESVVNKDAKNNTFEDEKNDKKLFGGLLVSSFDEASCISRFQSYLYRRPSPYKPSEYLISRLRNYESLHQSCGPHTKSYNEIIREGANFSKAGVDSKCKYLVWTAIEGLGNRMISLVSTFLYAILTDRVLLVRFENDMLDLFCEPFPNSSWLLPKNSTYWNDLRQFKTCENVFENNKENNSHTVLFLDLMNNNVRVTNRFHCDQNQDLLQNIPVVILRSNEYFVPSLFLTSSFRQEFNKMFPDKDTTFHLLGRYLFHPSNVVWKRIQNVYDSHLAKENERIGLQIRIYNTRQTPEETIINETISCLQQNKLLPQLNIQSSMSLNLEKNTSKAVLVVSLYSRYGERLKSIYENNTSLSREVVKVYQPSHEEHQNSGDNIHNIKAWSEIYLLGLCDALITSPTSTFGYVAHSLGGMKPLVLQSIYGRTIPNLPCQRLKYMEPCFHDPPNYDCTTNTNVDFTSLFNLRRCEDQSRGMKIINS, encoded by the exons ATGGCTAGTGCACGGAAGGGTCACAAGAGTTTCAAACCGTTGTTAGTTGTAGCTTCTATAACTTTTCccattttgataatattttatgtcACACACCAAAATTCAATCTTTGATATCTTCCAAGATGTTAATTTAATGATTGAAGGATTCCACAatactactactaatattaGCGAGTCAGTTGTAA ATAAAGATGCAAAGAATAATACATTTGAAGATGAGAAGAATGATAAGAAGCTCTTTGGTGGACTTTTAGTTTCTTCATTTGATGAAGCATCATGCATCAGTAGGTTTCAATCTTATTTGTACCGAAGACCTTCTCCTTACAAACCTTCTGAATATTTGATATCTAGGTTACGAAACTATGAAAGTCTTCACCAAAGTTGTGGACCGCATACTAAGTCTTACAACGAAATCATAAGAGAGGGTGCAAACTTTAGCAAAGCGGGTGTTGATTCAAAGTGTAAATATCTTGTGTGGACAGCTATAGAAGGCTTGGGGAACAGGATGATATCCTTGGTTTCAACATTTCTTTATGCAATCCTCACCGATCGTGTTCTTCTTGTTAGATTTGAAAATGACATGTTGGATCTCTTTTGCGAGCCATTTCCGAATTCGTCATGGTTGTTGCCTAAGAATTCCACTTATTGGAATGATTTGAGACAGTTTAAAACATGTGAAAACGTGTTTGAGAATAACAAGGAAAACAATTCACACACAGTTCTTTTTCTTGATTTGATGAACAACAATGTTCGTGTTACTAATCGTTTTCATTGTGATCAAAATCAGGATCTTCTACAAAATATTCCCGTGGTGATTTTGCGATCAAATGAGTATTTTGTCCCTTCTCTTTTTCTGACATCCTCGTTTAGACAAGAGTTCAACAAAATGTTCCCTGATAAAGACACTACTTTTCACCTTCTAGGACGCTACCTTTTCCACCCATCAAATGTAGTGTGGAAACGAATTCAGAATGTATATGACTCACACCTAGCCAAGGAAAACGAAAGGATTGGTTTGCAGATTAGAATATATAATACTCGTCAAACACCAGAAGAAACCATTATCAATGAAACTATATCTTGCCTCCAGCAAAATAAGTTGTTGCCACAACTCAACATACAAAGCTCAATGAGTCTCAATTTGGAAAAGAATACCTCGAAAGCTGTTCTAGTGGTATCTTTATACTCAAGATATGGTGAAAGGCTAAAGagtatatatgaaaataatacaaGTTTGAGCAGAGAAGTAGTAAAAGTGTATCAGCCAAGTCATGAAGAGCATCAAAATTCAGGTGATAACATACACAACATTAAGGCATGGAGTGAAATATACTTGTTGGGTTTGTGTGATGCATTGATTACAAGCCCTACGTCCACTTTTGGGTATGTTGCTCATAGTCTTGGAGGAATGAAGCCATTGGTTTTGCAAAGTATCTATGGAAGAACTATCCCAAATCTACCTTGTCAACGACTCAAGTATATGGAGCCTTGTTTCCATGATCCTCCTAATTATGATTGTACGACCAATACTAATGTCGATTTTACTTCTCTATTTAATCTTAGACGGTGTGAAGATCAATCAAGAGGGATGAAGATAATTAattcttaa
- the LOC114182969 gene encoding galactoside 2-alpha-L-fucosyltransferase-like, translating to MDDVGKVFKSFKILLVVASITFSILITFFVINQSSVFEILQEFNALIEGTQNNATNKQGIQNIATVQATEKKNLNISEPVVVKGLKNDAFEDGKDYLSLSINNDNDKLLDGLLDSSIDETSCISRFQSYLYRKASSHKPSKYLISKLRNYERLHQRCGPYTKSYNQTMAKGAKHSKKDDDLRCKYLVYVTSDGLGNRMITLVSTFLYAILTDRVLLVRFDVDMLNLFCEPFSDSSWMLPKNSPYWNDIRQFETPETISMNNKENNSREFLPPVLVLDLMHTHVDHTNLFHCDQNQDLLQKVPALILRSNQYFVPSLFMISSFRQDLNKMFPNKDTIFHHLGRYLFHPSNEVWERIQKLYEAHLAKENERIGVQVRVFNTHQAPTQSIANEIIYCVQQNKLLPKLNMQSSMSPPLEKNTSKVVLVVSLYSAYGEKLKTIYQSNISLSREIIKVYQPSHEEHQHFGDDMHNVKAWTEIYLLSLCDSLVTTSMSTFGYVAHSLGGLKP from the exons ATGGATGATGTAGGAAAGGTTTTCAAGAGCTTCAAAATATTGTTAGTTGTAGCTTCCATAACCTTCTCTATTTTGATCACATTTTTTGTCATAAACCAAAGTTCAGTTTTTGAAATCCTCCAAGAATTTAATGCATTGATTGAAGGAACCCAGAATAATGCTACTAACAAACAAGGGATTCAAAATATTGCAACAGTTCAAGCTACAGAAAAAAAGAATCTCAATATTAGTGAGCCAGTTGTAG TTAAAGGTTTAAAGAATGATGCATTTGAAGATGGAAAGGATTATCTGTCTTTAtctattaataatgataatgataagcTCCTTGACGGACTTTTAGATTCCTCAATTGATGAAACATCATGTATTAGTAGGTTTCAATCTTATCTGTATCGAAAAGCTTCTTCTCACAAaccttctaaatatttgatatccaAGTTACGAAACTATGAACGTCTTCATCAACGTTGTGGGCCTTATACTAAATCCTACAACCAAACCATGGCAAAGGGTGCAAAACATAGCAAAAAAGATGATGATTTAAGGTGCAAATATCTTGTATATGTAACCTCAGATGGCTTAGGGAACAGGATGATAACCTTGGTTTCAACATTTCTCTATGCAATCCTCACAGACCGTGTTCTTCTTGTTAGATTTGACGTTGATATGTTaaatctcttttgtgagccatTTTCTGATTCATCATGGATGTTGCCCAAGAATTCCCCTTATTGGAATGATATAAGACAATTTGAAACACCTGAAACCATATCTATGAATAACAAGGAAAACAACTCACGTGAGTTTTTGCCACCAGTCCTTGTTCTTGATTTAATGCACACCCATGTTGATCATACCAATCTTTTTCACTGTGATCAAAATCAAGATCTTCTGCAAAAAGTTCCTGCATTGATTTTAAGGTCAAATCAATATTTTGTCCCTTCTCTTTTTATGATATCCTCTTTTAGACAAGACTTGAACAAAATGTTCCCCAACAAAGACACTATTTTTCACCATCTTGGACGCTACCTTTTTCACCCATcgaatgaagtttgggaacgAATTCAAAAATTATATGAGGCACACCTAGCCAAGGAAAATGAGAGAATTGGTGTACAAGTTAGAGTATTTAATACCCACCAAGCACCAACACAATCCATTGccaatgaaattatatattgcGTCCAACAAAATAAGTTGTTGCCAAAACTCAACATGCAAAGCTCAATGAGTCCTCCTTTGGAAAAGAATACCTCAAAAGTTGTTTTAGTAGTATCTTTATACTCAGCATATGGTGAGAAGCTAAAGACTATATATCAGAGTAATATAAGTTTGAGCAGGGAAATAATAAAAGTGTATCAACCAAGTCACGAAGAGCATCAACATTTTGGTGATGACATGCACAACGTTAAGGCATGGACTGAAATATATTTGTTGAGTTTGTGTGATTCATTAGTTACAACCTCGATGTCCACTTTTGGATATGTTGCTCATAGTCTTGGAGGATTAAAGCCATAG